One segment of Massilia sp. Se16.2.3 DNA contains the following:
- a CDS encoding TonB-dependent siderophore receptor: protein MKPVLKHTLLACALAQAFTIDASAQTQEPVASVLVTGNKWTVSDRAGIGGFADLPIVETPVSVSAITREQMQNLSIRSATDALAYDASVGDAYNAVGYAEQFSVRGFMLNNNSGYRKDGIVIPADTQIPLENKERLELLKGVAGMQAGLAAPGGILNFVTKRPTNTPLRSVTFEARERGTLYGALDLGGRFDDRRFGYRVNAAAERLRSYVDGADGKRQFVSGAFDWQITPDALLQLDMDFQHKEQITAPGYQLIRGVALPANISAKTLLNAQPWTRPVDTDSANFGLRFDYRINSDWRATVAANKHWFKRDDFTAFPYGCSNEGEGFYPGYCSNGDYDVYDYQSVGERKTPFGIQAQLQGRVATGALRHVLTVGTSYSERHNRYGDYVYDYAGSSNIYQNQVVDPAPGNPATGPVSERFTERERSLFVQDILTLTPELALHAGLRYVKIDTTQLPEPELGWVNSRGAYVLPSVSLVYGVTPSWNVYATFARGLDAGGVADMGTNNENTDLGQNRSKQVELGTKGSFGDVAFTAALFQITKGFEFDEDTGLPKPTFVRKGEQVHRGFELAAQRTNGALTYGATLMALRARQEDTGSARYDGKRVTNVPELKTTLWADYAVAAVPGLKVSGQWQYAGEKSFDPENTVNVPGYHVFGLGASYGVKMGATSVTLRARVDNLTDKFYWRDVTQELGGYLLPGAPRTFRMSAQFDF, encoded by the coding sequence ATGAAACCAGTTTTAAAGCACACCTTACTTGCCTGCGCCCTCGCCCAGGCTTTCACCATCGACGCGTCCGCACAGACCCAGGAGCCGGTCGCCTCGGTGCTTGTCACCGGCAATAAATGGACGGTCAGCGACCGTGCCGGCATCGGCGGCTTCGCCGACCTGCCGATCGTCGAGACCCCGGTCTCGGTCTCGGCAATCACCCGCGAACAGATGCAGAACCTCTCGATTCGCAGCGCTACCGATGCGCTGGCCTACGACGCCTCGGTGGGCGATGCCTACAACGCGGTCGGCTATGCCGAGCAGTTCTCGGTGCGTGGCTTCATGCTGAACAATAACTCGGGCTATCGCAAGGACGGCATCGTCATCCCCGCCGATACCCAGATCCCGCTCGAGAACAAGGAGCGCCTCGAGCTGCTCAAGGGCGTGGCCGGCATGCAGGCGGGCCTGGCCGCGCCGGGGGGCATCCTCAACTTCGTGACCAAGCGTCCGACCAACACGCCGCTCCGTTCCGTGACCTTCGAAGCGCGCGAGCGCGGCACGCTCTATGGCGCGCTGGACCTGGGCGGACGTTTCGACGACCGCCGCTTCGGCTACCGCGTCAACGCCGCCGCCGAGCGCCTGCGCTCCTACGTCGACGGTGCCGACGGCAAGCGCCAGTTCGTGTCAGGCGCCTTCGACTGGCAGATCACACCAGACGCGCTGCTGCAGCTCGACATGGACTTCCAGCACAAGGAACAGATCACCGCGCCCGGCTACCAGCTGATCCGCGGCGTGGCGCTGCCGGCGAACATCTCGGCCAAGACCCTGCTCAACGCCCAGCCCTGGACCAGACCGGTCGACACCGACAGCGCCAACTTCGGCCTGCGCTTCGACTATCGCATCAACAGCGACTGGCGAGCGACGGTCGCGGCCAACAAGCACTGGTTCAAGCGCGACGACTTCACCGCCTTCCCCTACGGCTGCAGCAACGAGGGCGAGGGCTTCTATCCGGGCTACTGCTCGAACGGCGATTATGACGTCTACGACTACCAGAGCGTCGGCGAACGCAAGACCCCGTTCGGCATCCAGGCGCAGCTGCAGGGACGCGTCGCCACCGGTGCGCTGCGCCACGTGCTGACGGTCGGCACCAGCTACAGCGAGCGCCATAACCGCTACGGCGACTACGTCTACGACTACGCCGGCTCGAGCAACATCTACCAGAACCAGGTCGTCGATCCGGCGCCGGGCAACCCGGCGACCGGCCCGGTCAGCGAACGCTTCACCGAGCGCGAACGTTCGCTCTTCGTCCAGGACATCCTCACGCTCACGCCCGAGCTGGCGCTGCACGCCGGCCTGCGCTACGTGAAGATCGACACCACCCAGTTGCCGGAACCGGAACTGGGCTGGGTCAATAGCCGCGGCGCGTACGTCCTGCCGAGCGTATCGCTGGTGTATGGCGTCACCCCATCCTGGAACGTGTACGCTACCTTCGCCCGCGGCCTGGACGCCGGCGGCGTCGCCGACATGGGTACCAACAACGAGAACACGGACCTGGGCCAGAACCGTTCGAAGCAGGTCGAACTCGGCACCAAGGGCAGCTTCGGCGACGTCGCCTTCACCGCCGCCCTGTTCCAGATCACCAAGGGCTTCGAGTTCGACGAGGATACCGGCTTGCCCAAGCCGACCTTCGTGCGCAAGGGCGAGCAGGTGCACCGCGGCTTCGAGCTGGCGGCCCAGCGCACGAACGGCGCCCTGACCTATGGCGCCACCCTGATGGCACTGCGCGCGCGCCAGGAAGACACCGGCTCGGCGCGCTACGACGGCAAGCGCGTCACCAACGTGCCGGAACTGAAGACGACGCTGTGGGCGGATTATGCGGTGGCGGCGGTGCCGGGCCTGAAGGTCAGCGGCCAGTGGCAGTACGCGGGCGAAAAGTCCTTCGATCCGGAAAACACCGTCAATGTGCCGGGTTACCACGTGTTCGGCCTGGGCGCGAGCTATGGCGTGAAGATGGGCGCGACGAGCGTTACGCTGCGTGCACGGGTGGACAACCTGACCGACAAGTTCTACTGGCGCGACGTCACCCAGGAACTGGGCGGCTACCTGCTGCCGGGCGCACCGCGCACCTTCCGCATGTCGGCGCAGTTCGACTTCTGA
- a CDS encoding glutathione S-transferase: MAQSYELFYWPGIQGRGEYVRLALEEAGEDYEDVARGPGGVDAMMAALKEGPTPAFAPPFLRAGGMMIGQTAAILMFLGERHGLAPQDVQGRLWTHQLQLTIGDLVGEAHETHHPVGSNLYYEDQKPEARRRAQEFTAARIPKFLRYFSHVLGEGDYLLGQALGYADLSLFQTLEGLRYAFPKATARALAAYPNLELLRQRVAGRPRIGAYLASHRRLPFSEEGVFRHYPELDA; encoded by the coding sequence ATGGCGCAATCGTACGAACTGTTCTATTGGCCGGGCATCCAGGGACGCGGCGAATATGTCCGCCTGGCGCTGGAGGAAGCGGGAGAAGACTACGAGGACGTGGCGCGCGGTCCCGGTGGCGTCGATGCCATGATGGCCGCGCTCAAGGAAGGCCCGACGCCGGCCTTTGCTCCGCCTTTCCTGCGCGCCGGCGGCATGATGATCGGCCAGACCGCGGCGATCCTGATGTTCCTCGGCGAACGCCATGGCCTGGCGCCTCAGGATGTGCAGGGCCGGCTGTGGACCCACCAGCTGCAGCTGACGATCGGCGACCTGGTGGGCGAGGCGCACGAGACCCACCATCCGGTCGGCAGCAATCTGTATTACGAAGACCAGAAGCCGGAAGCGCGGCGGCGTGCGCAGGAATTCACGGCCGCGCGCATTCCCAAGTTCCTCCGTTATTTCTCGCACGTGCTGGGCGAGGGCGACTACCTGCTCGGGCAGGCGCTCGGCTATGCCGACCTGTCGCTGTTCCAGACCCTGGAAGGGCTGCGCTATGCCTTTCCGAAAGCGACGGCCCGCGCCCTGGCCGCGTATCCAAACCTGGAGCTGCTGCGCCAGCGGGTGGCCGGGCGGCCGCGCATTGGCGCCTACCTGGCGTCGCACCGGCGCCTGCCGTTCAGCGAGGAAGGGGTCTTCCGGCACTATCCGGAACTGGATGCGTAG
- a CDS encoding ABC transporter ATP-binding protein, whose product MIKLSKVSKTYRTDKVETLALKDIDLHVRQGEFVAMMGPSGCGKSTLLNLIGLLDRPGQGAIEVGGVPITRYKDKQVAQLRNSTFGFIFQSFHLISDLRVIDNVELPLLYRKMAGSERRRLAREALEKVGLGARMDHYPNQLSGGQQQRVAIARAIVGRPQVLLADEPTGNLDSKMGEEVMDILLKLNAEGTTVVMVTHDEREARRTNRIVRVFDGQLVA is encoded by the coding sequence ATGATCAAGCTCAGCAAAGTCAGCAAGACCTACCGCACCGACAAGGTGGAAACCCTTGCCCTGAAAGACATCGACCTGCACGTGCGCCAGGGCGAATTCGTCGCCATGATGGGCCCGAGCGGCTGCGGCAAGAGCACCCTGCTCAACCTCATCGGCCTGCTCGACCGTCCCGGCCAGGGCGCCATCGAAGTCGGCGGCGTGCCGATCACGCGCTACAAGGACAAGCAGGTTGCCCAGCTGCGCAACAGCACCTTCGGCTTCATCTTCCAGAGCTTCCACCTCATTTCCGACCTGCGCGTGATCGACAACGTCGAGCTGCCGCTGCTGTACCGGAAGATGGCGGGAAGCGAACGGCGCCGGCTGGCGCGCGAGGCGCTCGAAAAGGTGGGCCTGGGCGCGCGCATGGACCACTACCCGAACCAGCTGTCGGGCGGCCAGCAGCAGCGCGTGGCGATCGCCCGTGCCATCGTCGGCCGGCCGCAGGTACTGCTGGCCGACGAGCCGACCGGTAACCTCGACAGCAAGATGGGGGAGGAAGTGATGGACATCCTCCTCAAGCTCAACGCCGAAGGCACGACCGTGGTGATGGTGACCCACGACGAACGCGAGGCGCGCCGCACCAACCGCATCGTGCGCGTCTTCGACGGCCAGCTGGTGGCATAA
- the pnuC gene encoding nicotinamide riboside transporter PnuC: protein MLDTLAIFGFSTTPLELISFALAVATVLLNIRQNHWAWLFSIAASSTYAVVFFDARLYGDSGLQLVFIAASIWGWVQWLRGAGDTRLAVSRLDRTGWAWMLGGWALAYLALSWFLQTFTNTDVPHTDGFLTAGSLVGQLLLARKKVENWHVWLVVDVLYVGLYIFKDLHVTAVLYAVFVVLAARGLRAWSNIAGVKP, encoded by the coding sequence ATGCTCGACACGCTCGCCATCTTCGGCTTCAGCACGACTCCACTGGAACTGATCTCCTTCGCGCTGGCGGTCGCCACCGTCCTGCTCAACATCCGCCAGAACCACTGGGCCTGGCTGTTCTCGATCGCCGCATCAAGCACTTATGCGGTCGTCTTCTTCGACGCGCGCCTGTACGGCGACAGCGGCCTGCAACTGGTCTTCATCGCGGCTTCGATCTGGGGCTGGGTTCAGTGGCTGCGCGGCGCGGGCGACACGCGCCTGGCGGTCTCGCGGCTCGACCGCACGGGCTGGGCGTGGATGCTGGGCGGCTGGGCGCTGGCTTACCTGGCGCTGTCCTGGTTCCTGCAAACCTTCACCAACACCGACGTGCCGCATACGGACGGCTTCCTCACCGCCGGCAGCCTGGTCGGCCAGCTGCTGCTGGCGCGTAAGAAGGTCGAGAACTGGCATGTGTGGCTGGTGGTCGACGTGCTCTACGTGGGCCTGTACATCTTCAAGGACCTGCACGTGACGGCGGTGCTGTATGCGGTCTTCGTGGTGCTGGCCGCGCGCGGCCTGCGCGCCTGGAGCAATATCGCGGGGGTGAAGCCATGA
- a CDS encoding helix-turn-helix domain-containing protein, with product MGWARSRSPAAPSSGCRPSPGPAISASSSRRSSARCSWTGKAQLTQADLAAAGGFDDAAAPSSLRTGLDGMTLEQVERRMIEQALEQHGGNISRVAKTLGLSRTALYRRLERHGLCEPGAGDSPGDRPVTLRLRLGGYLLGLHVLLFVLAAVLLLDRPLLFVGAELALLASLAAGLALLRRALEPLGYTRRFHDLLQDQNYANRLAAPDSPELAELVGMFNALLATLHRERLAAGEQQGFLDRLLEATPSAVLVFDFDGAVTLLNASAHALLGVDAAHGRALAAWLDGTAPLAPGLDARGRERSLDLIAQLDALPQGESRLLTDTEGRRYRAQRGQFYDRGFARHFLMVEELTAELEDSERATYAKLVRVLAHEVNNTVAATRSVLDSLLFYRGQLTAPDAADFSTAIDAVKRRNVSLGEFIDRFTRVVKMPAPELRPVNIRDMVDDILWLNREQCASRGIGIGWRRCDAVAPRPMDAQLMEQALLNIVKNAIEAVLARQAAGSEGGHVEFALDACDGGALLSVSDSADLLGEQSPRQLFTPFFSTKPGGQGIGLMFVREVLTRHGFPYALGSTGAGETRFEIRFP from the coding sequence ATGGGCTGGGCGAGATCACGCTCACCAGCGGCGCCCTCGAGTGGCTGTCGTCCCAGCCCTGGCCCGGCAATATCCGCCAGCTCAAGCAGACGCTCGAGCGCACGATGCTCCTGGACCGGCAAGGCGCAGCTGACCCAGGCCGACCTGGCTGCCGCCGGCGGTTTCGACGATGCCGCCGCGCCGTCCAGCCTGCGCACGGGCCTGGACGGCATGACGCTGGAACAGGTCGAGCGCCGCATGATCGAACAGGCGCTCGAGCAGCACGGCGGGAACATCTCGCGCGTGGCCAAGACCCTGGGGCTGTCGCGTACCGCCCTGTATCGCCGGCTCGAACGGCACGGCCTGTGCGAACCCGGCGCCGGCGACAGCCCAGGAGACCGGCCTGTGACGCTGCGGCTGCGGCTGGGCGGCTACCTGCTCGGCCTGCACGTGCTGCTGTTCGTGCTGGCGGCCGTGCTGCTGCTCGATCGTCCGCTCCTGTTTGTCGGCGCCGAACTGGCGCTGCTGGCGAGCCTGGCGGCCGGCCTGGCGCTGCTGCGCCGCGCGCTCGAGCCGCTCGGCTACACGCGGCGCTTCCACGACCTGCTGCAGGACCAGAACTATGCCAACCGCCTGGCCGCACCGGACTCGCCGGAACTGGCGGAACTGGTCGGCATGTTCAACGCGCTGCTGGCCACGCTGCACCGCGAGCGCCTGGCCGCCGGCGAGCAGCAGGGCTTCCTCGACCGCCTGCTGGAGGCCACGCCGAGCGCCGTGCTGGTCTTCGATTTCGACGGCGCGGTCACCCTCCTCAATGCCAGCGCCCATGCCTTGCTCGGCGTCGACGCGGCGCATGGGCGGGCGCTGGCGGCATGGCTCGACGGCACGGCGCCGCTGGCGCCGGGGCTGGACGCGCGCGGGCGCGAACGCAGTCTCGACCTGATCGCCCAGCTCGACGCCCTGCCCCAGGGCGAAAGCCGCCTGCTGACCGATACCGAAGGCCGCCGCTACCGCGCCCAGCGCGGCCAGTTCTACGACCGCGGCTTCGCACGCCACTTCCTGATGGTCGAGGAACTGACCGCCGAACTGGAAGACTCGGAACGCGCCACCTATGCCAAGCTGGTGCGGGTACTGGCGCACGAGGTCAACAATACCGTGGCGGCCACGCGCTCGGTGCTCGATTCGCTGCTGTTCTACCGCGGCCAGCTCACCGCGCCCGATGCTGCCGACTTTTCCACCGCGATCGACGCCGTCAAGCGGCGCAACGTCAGCCTCGGCGAATTCATCGACCGCTTCACGCGCGTGGTGAAGATGCCGGCGCCGGAGCTGCGCCCGGTGAACATCAGGGACATGGTCGACGACATCCTGTGGCTGAACCGCGAACAATGCGCCAGCCGCGGCATCGGCATCGGCTGGCGCCGTTGCGACGCGGTCGCGCCCCGGCCGATGGACGCCCAGCTGATGGAACAGGCCCTGCTCAATATCGTCAAGAACGCCATCGAGGCGGTGCTGGCGCGCCAGGCTGCGGGCAGCGAAGGCGGGCATGTGGAATTCGCCCTGGACGCGTGCGACGGCGGCGCCCTGCTGTCGGTCAGCGACTCGGCCGACCTGCTGGGCGAACAGTCGCCGCGCCAGCTGTTCACGCCCTTTTTCAGTACCAAGCCCGGCGGCCAGGGCATTGGATTGATGTTCGTGCGCGAGGTGCTGACGCGACACGGGTTTCCGTATGCGCTCGGTTCGACCGGCGCCGGCGAGACGAGGTTCGAGATTCGGTTTCCGTAA
- a CDS encoding DUF535 family protein, with amino-acid sequence MIFAQLTRHWRAGRRQLRLSSWLMSILRSARVLMFYRDHAALCQLDVYRNYVMLRSHDDPFHHLSHRGYLVRGLSASDRVRCVLSHYRFEETTFNAAYKQAVYAAGGLALWRQTVGENEFVIRLEMASRMNAEGDLTIALVADGKVLHRLSFSWIEGAVAGVPSPLVPFIARNQGRWTDSGEAFDAFERCFPNNSPSFFTFAAMQGVAQAVGMEQVVAVKCSSHIAFDPDQLKHFTNAYDGFWKLLGGVEMAGHAWLVALPFYLKPLADMPSKHRKRAAQRREYWRAIGDSTRATLQRHLQHARAHHEHASPLHEAAEA; translated from the coding sequence ATGATCTTCGCTCAACTGACCCGCCATTGGCGGGCCGGCCGCCGCCAGTTGCGTTTGTCATCCTGGCTGATGTCGATCCTGCGCAGCGCCCGCGTGCTGATGTTCTATCGCGATCACGCGGCCCTGTGCCAGCTCGACGTCTACCGCAACTACGTGATGCTGCGGTCCCACGACGACCCCTTCCACCACCTCAGCCACCGCGGCTACCTGGTGCGCGGCCTGAGCGCCAGCGATCGCGTGCGGTGCGTCCTGTCTCACTACCGCTTCGAGGAAACCACCTTCAACGCCGCCTACAAGCAGGCCGTGTACGCGGCCGGCGGGCTGGCCCTGTGGCGCCAGACCGTGGGCGAAAACGAATTCGTGATCCGCCTCGAGATGGCTTCGCGCATGAATGCCGAAGGCGACCTGACCATTGCCCTGGTCGCCGACGGCAAGGTGCTGCACCGCCTGTCGTTCTCGTGGATCGAGGGCGCGGTCGCCGGCGTGCCGTCTCCATTGGTCCCCTTCATCGCCCGCAACCAGGGCCGCTGGACCGATTCGGGCGAAGCCTTCGACGCCTTCGAACGCTGCTTCCCCAACAATTCGCCCAGCTTCTTCACTTTCGCCGCGATGCAGGGCGTGGCGCAGGCGGTCGGCATGGAGCAGGTGGTGGCCGTGAAATGCAGCTCGCACATCGCCTTCGACCCGGACCAGCTGAAGCACTTCACGAATGCCTACGACGGCTTCTGGAAGCTGCTCGGCGGGGTCGAGATGGCCGGCCACGCCTGGCTGGTGGCGCTGCCCTTCTACCTCAAGCCCCTGGCAGACATGCCGTCGAAGCACCGCAAGCGCGCCGCCCAGCGCCGCGAATACTGGCGCGCGATCGGCGACAGCACCCGCGCCACCCTGCAGCGCCACCTGCAGCACGCACGCGCCCACCACGAGCACGCATCGCCGCTGCACGAAGCGGCCGAAGCCTGA
- a CDS encoding ABC transporter permease produces the protein MIRNYLLTAWKVFMRRKLFTLINLLCIVITLLVLMVIASLLETAFRPSGVEGRSERFLQVYAIRMESADHTSRSNSPLGYKLIDKYVKPMPGVERVAALTMPAAVSVYQGGSVSELQMRRVDADYWKILDFRLLAGRLLTPADDAAGRMVVVLNATSARRLFPGQPQAAIGQRIDAGGQLFEVVGVVEDAMHLNAYADIWAPISTFASSEYRNQLTGMFTALVLAHRTGDLPRIREQVAAIAKGVVADDPKQWPTIFFWADSKLDLFARILLGNDDKPDPGSGKLIAMVAGAMLVFMLLPALNLVNLNTGRILERRAEIGVRKAFGATSGQLAVQLIVENVLLSLAGGLLALAATAAVLSWIEGAGLIPYLKVDLNLAVFGWGMLIATVFGLLSGVLPALKMSRLDPVHALKGAN, from the coding sequence ATGATCCGCAACTACCTCCTCACCGCGTGGAAGGTCTTCATGCGCCGCAAGCTCTTCACGCTGATCAACCTGCTGTGCATCGTCATCACGCTGCTGGTACTGATGGTGATCGCCTCGCTGCTGGAAACGGCCTTCCGTCCCTCCGGCGTCGAGGGCAGGAGCGAGCGCTTCCTGCAGGTCTACGCGATCCGCATGGAGAGCGCGGACCACACCAGCCGCAGCAACAGCCCCCTCGGCTACAAGCTGATCGACAAGTACGTGAAACCGATGCCGGGTGTCGAGCGGGTCGCCGCACTGACCATGCCGGCCGCGGTGTCGGTGTACCAGGGCGGCAGCGTCAGCGAGCTGCAGATGCGCCGCGTCGATGCCGACTACTGGAAGATCCTCGATTTCCGCCTGTTGGCCGGACGTCTCCTCACCCCCGCCGACGATGCCGCCGGGCGCATGGTCGTGGTGCTCAACGCCACCAGCGCGCGGCGCCTGTTCCCGGGCCAGCCGCAGGCCGCCATCGGCCAGCGCATCGACGCCGGCGGGCAGCTGTTCGAGGTCGTCGGCGTGGTCGAGGATGCGATGCACCTGAACGCCTACGCCGACATCTGGGCGCCGATCTCCACCTTCGCGTCGAGCGAGTACCGCAACCAGCTGACCGGAATGTTCACCGCACTGGTGCTGGCCCATCGCACCGGGGACCTGCCGCGCATCCGCGAGCAGGTGGCGGCGATCGCCAAAGGCGTGGTGGCGGACGACCCGAAACAGTGGCCAACGATCTTCTTCTGGGCCGACAGCAAGCTCGATCTGTTCGCGCGCATCCTTCTCGGTAACGACGACAAGCCCGATCCTGGTTCGGGCAAGCTGATCGCCATGGTCGCCGGCGCGATGCTGGTCTTCATGCTGCTGCCGGCCCTGAACCTGGTCAACCTGAACACTGGCCGCATCCTCGAGCGGCGCGCCGAGATCGGCGTGCGCAAGGCCTTTGGTGCCACCAGCGGCCAGCTTGCCGTGCAGCTGATCGTCGAGAACGTGCTGCTGTCGCTGGCCGGCGGCCTGCTGGCGCTTGCCGCCACTGCCGCGGTGCTGTCCTGGATCGAGGGTGCCGGCCTGATTCCCTACCTGAAGGTCGACCTGAATCTCGCCGTGTTCGGCTGGGGCATGCTGATCGCCACCGTATTCGGCCTGCTCTCGGGCGTGCTGCCCGCACTCAAAATGTCGCGCCTCGATCCCGTCCATGCCCTGAAGGGAGCCAACTGA
- a CDS encoding AAA family ATPase, whose translation MTVRRIAVLGAESSGKSTLCAALAARYATAWVPEYLREFVDTHGRVPFEGDQFGIARTQRAREDAAAALAEAGAKRVLFCDTTPLMTALYSRVYWERVDEELALLASRHEYALTLVTAPDTPWMPDGLMRESEEVRQMVYEMLLAELTGRRIPFVLVQGDLPQRVRQVERALHVLGID comes from the coding sequence ATGACGGTGCGCCGCATTGCCGTGCTGGGCGCCGAGTCGTCGGGCAAATCGACCCTGTGTGCGGCGCTGGCGGCGCGCTATGCGACCGCGTGGGTACCGGAATACCTGCGCGAATTCGTCGACACGCATGGCCGCGTGCCTTTCGAAGGCGACCAGTTCGGCATTGCCCGCACCCAGCGCGCGCGCGAGGATGCGGCGGCCGCCCTTGCCGAAGCCGGGGCGAAACGGGTGCTGTTCTGCGACACCACGCCCCTGATGACGGCCCTGTACAGCCGCGTGTACTGGGAACGGGTGGACGAGGAGCTGGCGCTGCTGGCGAGCCGCCACGAGTACGCGCTGACGCTGGTCACCGCACCGGATACGCCCTGGATGCCCGATGGCCTGATGCGCGAATCGGAAGAAGTGCGCCAGATGGTGTACGAGATGCTGCTGGCGGAGTTGACCGGGCGCAGGATCCCGTTCGTGCTGGTGCAGGGGGACCTGCCGCAGCGCGTGCGGCAGGTCGAACGGGCACTACATGTGCTGGGGATCGATTAG
- a CDS encoding ABC transporter permease, with protein sequence MFRHLLKLTWKRKSRNLMLSLEILLAFAIVFAVAACAVRYAQLYAMPLGFDGTDVWSVNIQAGDDGQKRFDDSTYDSLRRGLAELPEVRAVAFMSFEPYSRSTMTSDLRRANGKSVDTDLLEADDTLPATLGLHVVEGRWFSALDNGSADRPAVINRRMADAMFAGERAVGQRFSDGESAKDSISYRVVGVVDAYRPKGELSAPVNLAFLRLAPGKNGRDARTILLKVKPGTERSFEASLNRRLKLIRNDWSFQISPLSSSRAGMLKSQTTPLVVVAVIAAFMLLMVAFGLFGALWQNTTQRIPEIGLRRAVGASAASIYRQIVAEQFLLSSIAIAAGLALLVQLPVTGVLGESLNWTVFTTAALLSMALIYLISLLCAVYPGWRASRLSPTEALHYE encoded by the coding sequence ATGTTCCGCCACCTGTTGAAACTGACCTGGAAACGCAAGTCCAGGAACCTGATGCTGAGCCTGGAGATCCTGCTCGCCTTCGCCATCGTCTTCGCCGTCGCCGCCTGCGCTGTGCGCTATGCCCAGCTCTACGCCATGCCGCTCGGCTTCGACGGCACCGACGTCTGGTCGGTCAACATCCAGGCCGGCGACGACGGCCAGAAGCGCTTCGACGACAGCACCTACGACAGCCTGCGGCGCGGCCTGGCCGAGCTGCCGGAAGTGCGCGCCGTTGCCTTCATGAGCTTCGAGCCCTACTCGCGCTCCACCATGACGAGCGACCTGCGGCGTGCGAACGGCAAGTCGGTCGATACCGACCTGCTGGAAGCGGACGACACCCTCCCCGCCACACTCGGCCTGCACGTGGTCGAGGGCCGCTGGTTTTCGGCGCTGGATAACGGCAGCGCCGACCGCCCGGCCGTGATCAACCGCCGCATGGCCGATGCCATGTTCGCGGGCGAACGGGCAGTTGGCCAGCGCTTTTCCGACGGCGAAAGCGCCAAGGATTCCATCAGCTACCGCGTGGTCGGCGTGGTCGATGCCTACCGTCCCAAGGGCGAGCTGTCGGCGCCGGTCAACCTGGCCTTCCTCCGGCTCGCGCCCGGCAAGAATGGACGCGACGCGCGCACCATCCTGCTGAAGGTGAAGCCGGGGACGGAGCGCAGTTTCGAGGCCAGCCTGAACCGCCGCCTGAAGCTGATCCGCAACGACTGGTCCTTCCAGATCTCGCCGCTCTCCTCCAGCCGCGCCGGCATGCTCAAGTCGCAGACCACGCCCCTGGTCGTGGTGGCCGTGATCGCCGCCTTCATGCTGCTGATGGTCGCCTTTGGCCTGTTCGGCGCGCTGTGGCAGAACACCACCCAGCGCATCCCGGAGATCGGCCTGCGCCGCGCAGTCGGCGCCAGCGCCGCCAGCATCTACCGCCAGATCGTCGCCGAACAGTTCCTGCTCAGTTCAATTGCCATTGCCGCCGGCCTGGCCCTGCTGGTGCAGCTGCCCGTCACCGGCGTGTTGGGGGAGAGCCTGAACTGGACCGTCTTCACGACGGCGGCACTGCTGTCGATGGCCCTGATCTATCTGATATCCTTGCTGTGCGCCGTGTACCCGGGCTGGCGCGCCAGCCGCCTGAGCCCGACCGAAGCGCTGCATTACGAGTAG
- a CDS encoding VOC family protein, with translation MSLKVKPVEDGMHTITPHLVCARCSEAIEFYKKAFGAEEVMRMPMPDGRVGHAMLRIGDSPLFLADEFPDYGSLSPLALKGSPVVIHLSIPNVDEMWARATAAGATVRMELADAFWGDRYGQLEDPFGHRWSLATHVRDVSPEEMQQAMDDMMRQQQECAQTPA, from the coding sequence ATGAGTCTTAAGGTCAAGCCAGTCGAAGACGGCATGCACACCATCACCCCGCATCTGGTGTGTGCCCGCTGCAGCGAAGCCATCGAGTTCTACAAGAAGGCCTTCGGGGCCGAGGAAGTGATGCGCATGCCCATGCCCGATGGCCGCGTCGGCCACGCCATGCTGCGCATCGGCGATTCGCCGCTATTCCTGGCCGACGAGTTCCCCGACTACGGTTCCCTCAGCCCCTTGGCGCTGAAGGGCTCGCCGGTCGTCATCCACCTGTCGATTCCGAACGTGGACGAGATGTGGGCGCGCGCCACCGCAGCCGGCGCCACCGTGCGCATGGAACTGGCCGACGCCTTCTGGGGCGACCGCTATGGCCAGCTGGAAGATCCCTTCGGCCACCGCTGGTCGCTGGCGACCCATGTGCGCGACGTCTCGCCCGAGGAGATGCAGCAGGCGATGGACGACATGATGCGCCAACAGCAGGAGTGCGCACAGACGCCGGCCTGA